GCCCGACTGGCCCGTGGGCGAAACGGCTCGGCTACGGCCCGCTCGTGCGCGCCGCGACCGGACTCACCAGCGAGTGGATCTACCCGGGCGAACCGGGCACGTTCAGCGACGCCGTCACGGTCTATCCCGACCACGTGTGCGCCCGGATCGGCGCGCTGGCCGCGCTGGCGCTGCTCGTCCGGCGCGAACGCAGCGGCGAGGGCGGGGCGGCGAAGTGCGGCCAGGCGACCGCGCTGCGAATCGCCCAGAACCCTGGACGCATGAACGAAATGAGGATGGCGGCATATGGCGCTGGAGAATCCGGAGGAACAGGCGGCTGACCTGCGGGAGACGCTGAAGACGGCAGCCGAGAAGCTGCGGCGGGCAGCGGACGCGGGTGAGGTTCCACCGGGCTGCGCGGCGTCGCTCGCGGCGCGTGTGGACGGGCTCATCGCACGGCTGCCCCTACCCGGCACCGAGGGGAGCGGACCCGAGCCTGAGTAGTTCTACTCACTGCACCTAGGTAGCTGCCCCTGACCTGCCCTTTAAGCCCTGTTCAACGGGTGTGGCTTGTTGAACAGGGCTCTACTGCTGCCGTAGTGTCGCGGTGTGTGACCGGCAGGCTACGAGGGAGGACATGTGACGGGGTACCAGGTCGTGATCGACAAGATCAGACATAGCGGGCAGGCAGCGGGGCGGGTCGCGGCCGGCCTGCGGGGCGCGGCGTGCTCGGCGGCGGCTCCCGGCGGTGACGCGGGCGTCCCTGGTGCGCGTGCGGTCGGCAAGCTCGCGTCGGTGAAGCAGGCGTGGCAGGATCGCGAACGCGGCTACGGGGGCAAGCTGGACGAGCACGCGGCGAACATGTCCAGCGCGGCCGATCGCTACAGCCGTCAGGAATCCGCCGCTGTGGCGGACCTCGGCGCGCCGAAGCCCACGGGCATGGCAAGGCCGATCTGATGGTCGCTTGGGCAGACGTCACCCGCTGGAACCCCGGGCCGTTACAAGAAGCGGTCGGCGCGCTCAACGCCGCCTACAACAAGGTCGTGGCCTGTTCCGACGACCTGCGCGACATCAACACGCCCAACGGCTGGCACGGTGCTGCCGCCACCGCAGCGGCGAAGAACGTCAACGACATCATTGACGGCCTGGAGGAATACGCCGCCGAGGTCGCGTCCGTCCGGCGCGCCGCCGCAGATGTCAGCGACGCCATCACCGGGGTACAGAACGGCGTCAAGGAAGCGGACGGCCTCGCGAAGGCGAACAATTTCAGCATCGGCGGCGATGGCTCGGTCGTCGACAACGGCCCGCCCCCGGACACCCCGGAAGACCAGAAGGACGCCGTCGCCGAGGAACGGCAGCGGATTTCGACGGAGATCCGGGACCGGGTGGAAGAGGTCATCCGGCAGGCCGAGGACATCGACAACGACTTCTGCGCCGTGCTCGACCGCGTCCTGTCGGGGCACACCATCGACGCCACCGGCAACAACAACGAGACCACCAGCCTTGCTGCCGCAGGCAACTCCGGCGCGGCGATGGGCGCGCTCTCGGTCCTCGCTCCGCCCCCGGTCGACGCTTCCCCCTCGATGAACGCCGCCTGGTGGGCAGCGCTCTCGCCTAACCAGCGCGAGGCGATGATCAGGGATCACCCGGACATGGTCGGCAACCGCGACGGCGTGAAAGCCGCCGACCGCAGCAAAGCCAACCTCAAACTCATGGACCAGGAACGGCAGCGTTTCACCGCCGACCTCGACCGCCTCAAACGAGAAGACGGCGACTCCGACGAAATCGCCCGCATCGAAGAACGACTGAAAGCCATCACCGCTATCGACGGCATGATGCACAACCCAGACGGCACGCTTAACGCCAGTCGGCAGCTCATGTCGCTTGACCTGACCGGCGACCACCCGAAGGCAGCCATCGCCAACGGCGACGTCGACACCGCACAGCACGTGGCGGTATTCACCCCCGGCATGAACTCGACAGTCGACGGCAACATGAACGGGTACGTCAACGACATGCAGGGTGTCCGCAGGAGCGCAGAGGACATGCTCCGCCGAGCAGGTGACATGTCGAGCGTCGCCACAGTCACGTGGCTCGGCTACGAACCATCGTCCTTCGACGACCCATCCTCGCTTGTCGGACTGGTGACGGCCGACAACGTCGATTTCGGCGGAGACAAACTTGCACGGTTTGATCAAGGCATTAACGCCTCACGGCCCACCGACCCTCACATGACCGCCCTCGGCCACTCCCAAGGGTCGATCGTGACTGGGATCAGCCTCACTCATGCCGGTACCGGAGTGGACGACGCGGTGGTCTTCGGCTCGCCCGGCGTCGCCAATCACTTCGGCATCGACAACACGGCACATGATCTAAAGGTGCCCGACGGGCATGCTTACAACATCAAAGCGGACGGTGACGACATCGCAAAGTGGGCACCAGAGACCTGGCGTTACGGGGCTGCGCCCTACGCGATGGAGGGCATGAACCAGCTCTCTGCCGACGCCGCCATGGGACCCGATGGCCCCCTCGCCGCGTCCCACGGGCACAGCCAGTACACGATGACCACGCCGGACGGCGTGGACAGCACCAGCAAGCACAACATCGCCGCAATCGTGGCCGACAAGCCGCAGTTGACGGTCCCCGCCCAGTAGGAAGTCGATCACTTGTCCGCACGAGTGTGGCCCATCAGCACAGCGCTGGCCTGCGCGTTGCTGCTTGGCGGATGCAGCGACGGTCACGAGTACCTTGACCCACAACCCACAGGACCCTCGATGTCTAAGCAGCAACAGCACGCGCAACTGGCGACCCGTCCGACCCTGGATGAAGCTGCCGCCCGCTACGAACAGCTTCTCGCCACGCTCCGGGCACGCATGACCGCTGATTTCAAGGTCGAACAATGGACCGAAGAGCCAGGAACCGCCGAATACAGCGGATGCGCTCCACAATTTGCGGAATTGACCGAGAAAGAGGCTGCCAAGAAGTTCCTGTCCCGGTGGTATTCACCGACATCTCTACTGGCTCGCTGGGAGCAGGCAAAGCAGGTAGCGCGCGAAGTAGCGGGCGGCTACGGGTTCACGACGGTCACCCTCGACACGAACCAGGCTGGCGACGCCGAACTCACCCTTACAGACAAGTTTGGCGCGCAGATCTCCGTCGGCTCCGGCAAGAACACCGTAATTTCCTTAATTACGGGATGCCACCTCATGAAAAAGTAGTTTCAATTACATCCCTTCCTGTCAGATGAAACGCAATCAACCAAATGGTCGCTTTCTTTCGAGTCCGACGGGCGCGAGCGGTCGCCTTTCTCGGCTGCTGTTCGCGGCAGCCTGCTGGGCGTCGGCTAGCACCTCCGGCGTGATTGCGTTTGTGTTTGCCACGGCCGGGACAATGAGCAGTGACCCGTGCAGGGTCGGCGCGACGGCGTTCGTGTGCACCGGCACCGGGCAAAGCGTCGCATGGTGGCTGCCGCTCGTCGGATGGGCTGCCTCGGTAGCAGTCACATGGATCTGCGCAGCGAAACTCGGCCGACGCCCCTGGACACGATGGGCCTGCCTTGCTGCTGGTCTGGTGATCTATTCGGCCGTTCTCGTCGTCGACTGGTTGCTCGTCGCGCCGTAAGAAGTGGCCGCTGCATGAGTCTGTCGTGGCCCATAGCCGGTGTCGCCGTTGGGTGGATGGCCGTCGGTCAGCCGAACGCGGTCGGCTCCTCCAAATGTTCGTGTCGGCCGCCAGCACATTTGACCAGTTCAGGGGGCTGTTTAGAGTGCACTAGGAGATCCAGGGTTGTCGCCGACGAACTGCACTTCAAGCGCGCGGCGGACCGGCTGCGGATCACCCCTCCGCCGCTCAGCAAGCAGATCAAGCAGCTCGAACGCGAACTCGGCGGGCCGCTGTTCGAACGGCACTACCACGAGGTCCGGCTCACGCCGCTCGGCCAGGCGCTGCTCGGTCCGGCGCGGGCGATCCTGCGCCAGGTCGACGGTCTGAAGGAGATCGCGGCCGGAGTCCTCGAAGACGGCACGCCGATCCGGGTCGGGGCCACCGCGTACGCGCCGTCGGATCTGCTCGAAGACCTGGAAACCGCGGTCGGCGGGCTGGCCTCCCCGGCGACGTTCGAGGTGGCCGGGTCGGCGGCCGAGGTCACCGCGAAACTCGTGTCCGGGCATCTGGAACTCGGGCTGATCCACCTCGCCGTCGAGGATCCGCGGCTGCGCGCCCGGACCGTCGCCGAGTACCAGGGCGCGATCGCGGTCCGCGCGGACGATCCGCTCGCCTGCCGCGACCTCGTGCACATCGAGGAACTGCGCGACCGCGAGGTGGTCATCGACTTCGCCCGGCCGAACCCGGTCATCCTCGCCGCGCTGACCCGGCTGCTCGCGAAACGCGGCGTCCGGAACATCGTGCGCGCGGTCAGCGGGCGCGGCGGCGAACTCGAAATGGCCGCGCAGGTGTTCAACCGGCGCCTGGTCGCGCTCGTGTCCTACGCGCCGGCGTCGTTCATCGGCCGGATGTTCTCGCCGCCGGAGTTCAAGCTGGTCCGCATCGACGAGGACGGCTGGGAACCGAGCCGCCTCGCGCTGGCCTGGGCCGCCGACCGCGCCGCCGGGCCGCCCCGTCCGGCCGACCTCGCGGAAGACCTTTCCGCGAAACTGGGCCCGATCCGCCGAGGCTGACCGCCAGCGCCGGAGTTCAGTCCACAGTGGACAGCTACGACTCGACGAACCGGGACAGCAACCTCCCGAACTCCGCCACGTCCCGCCGCGGCCAGTCCCGCAACCGGTCCTCGAGCCGTTTCCGCTGCGCCGCACGCGTGACCGCCAGCGCGCGGTGCCCAGTCTCGGTCAACTCCAGCCGCTGCCGACGCGAATGCCGCGGATCCGGGCCGCGCACCACCAGCCCCGCGTTCTCCAGTTCCGCCAGCTGCCTGCTCACCGTCGAGGGGTCGAGCCCGTACTCCTGGGCGAGATCCGCCGCGTGCGCGCAGTCGGCGAGGTCGATCGAGGACAGCATCGTGTACTGCACGAACCCGAGCCCCTCGTACAGCTCGTTCGAACGCACCCGCGAGCCGCGGGAAAACAGGATCATCGCGCGGTGGATAGCGTCCAGGGCATCGCCGTCGCGGTCTTCTCCCGGCATGTCCCCGCATGCTAGAGATGCACCATACAACTGTCAACGCGGCTCGGCGGCGATCCCCCGGCGCAGCAGGTCGTCCGCGTCCGCCCCGGCTTCTTCAAGCAGCGCACGGGTATGCGCCCCGAAGGCCGGGACGTCGCCCATCCGCGCCTCGACGTCCGCGAACGTCACCGGCGGCAGCAGCGCGTCGACCGTCGCGTGTTCGGTGCCGATCTTGCGCCAGCGGTCCCGGGCGCGCAGCTGCGGGTCGGCTACCACATCGGCGACCTGTTTCACTTGTGCCGCAGGGATTCCCGCTTTCGCGAGCCGGTCGTCCAATTCCACTGTGGACCATCGGACGGTCTCGGCGGCGACCGCGGCGTCGCATTCCGCGCGGTGTTCCACGCGCAGGACATTCGTGGTGAACCGCGGGTCGTCGGCCAGGTGCGGGGCTTCGAGCACCGAGGTGACCAGGGTCCGCCAGCCGCTGTCGTTCTGGACCCCGATCAGCATCTGCCCGTCTTTCGTCGGGTACGCGTCGTAGGGGGCGATCGAGGCGTGGCTCAACCCCATCCGCGCGGGCTGGCGTCCGGAGTACATCTGGCTGTACATCGCGTAGCCCATCCATTCGACGGTCGCCTCCAGCATCGTGACCTCAACCGTCGCGCCCTGCCCCGTCCGCCACCGGCGCAGGAGGGCGGCCAGCACTGCTTGGGCGCAGTACATTCCGGAGGCGATGTCGGAGGTCGGGATGCCGGTCTTGACCGGCGTGTCCGGCGTGCCGGTGATGCCGATCAGGCCCGCTTCGGCCTGGACCAGCATGTCGTAGGCCTTGCGCTGTTCCCGCGGACCGCCGGTGCCGTAGCCGGAGAGGTCGACCGCCACCAGCTCCGGGTGCTCGGCCCGCAGCTCGGCCGCGCTGAACCCCAGGCGAGCGGCCGCACCGGGGGCCAGGTTCTGGACGAAGACATCCGCGCGGGCGACGAGCCGCCGGACGACGTCGCGGCCTTCCTCGGTTTTGAGGTCTACGGCCAGTGACTCCTTGCCTCGGTTGAGCCAGACGAAATGGGCGCCGGTGCCGTGCACGACGTGGTCGTATTCGCGGGCGAAGTCGCCGCCGTCCGCTCGTTCCACCTTGATGACGCGAGCGCCGAGGTCGGCCAGCGTGCGGGTGGCGAGCGGGGCGGCGACCGCCTGTTCGATCGAGACGACGGTGATTCCGTCCAGCGGGAGCGCGGAGTCCATGCTGCTTACTATTACCCGGATTTCGGCGGGGTGCCCGGGGGAATTGTGTTGCGTGGGGCACCCCGAGCCGGCGTAGTCGCAGGCGGGCGACCGGTCAGCCCGCGAGGACCTCCGCGCCGCGGTGCACGCGCAGCAGGTCAGCCCGGACGAGGTCGGCCAGCAGCCGCTCCTCCTCGTCCGCCTCCGCCGGGCGCGGCGGCAGTTCCCCGCTCCCCGCCAGCGCACCCGCCGCAGCCTCGGCGAAGGACGCCATCGCGGGCGACTGACCGTCTCGCTGCAGCAGCGCGCCCGCCGAAGCCGCGAGGCCGCGCAAGCCCTGTCCGGCCTCTTCCAAAGCTTCGCGCTGCTCCGGCGAAGGCTCCCGGCTGCCGGGCTCGGGGCTCAACAGGTCTTGGTGCGTCCGGGCCGCCGCGCGGAACCGCAGCGCGACCTCGCGCCGGCCGCCTCCGCCGCGCAACCGCTCGGCCACTGACGCGAGCAGCTCGCCAGTCTCGGAGACGGCGTCGGA
The nucleotide sequence above comes from Amycolatopsis sp. AA4. Encoded proteins:
- a CDS encoding LysR family transcriptional regulator; translated protein: MTSSGGCLECTRRSRVVADELHFKRAADRLRITPPPLSKQIKQLERELGGPLFERHYHEVRLTPLGQALLGPARAILRQVDGLKEIAAGVLEDGTPIRVGATAYAPSDLLEDLETAVGGLASPATFEVAGSAAEVTAKLVSGHLELGLIHLAVEDPRLRARTVAEYQGAIAVRADDPLACRDLVHIEELRDREVVIDFARPNPVILAALTRLLAKRGVRNIVRAVSGRGGELEMAAQVFNRRLVALVSYAPASFIGRMFSPPEFKLVRIDEDGWEPSRLALAWAADRAAGPPRPADLAEDLSAKLGPIRRG
- a CDS encoding alpha/beta hydrolase translates to MVAWADVTRWNPGPLQEAVGALNAAYNKVVACSDDLRDINTPNGWHGAAATAAAKNVNDIIDGLEEYAAEVASVRRAAADVSDAITGVQNGVKEADGLAKANNFSIGGDGSVVDNGPPPDTPEDQKDAVAEERQRISTEIRDRVEEVIRQAEDIDNDFCAVLDRVLSGHTIDATGNNNETTSLAAAGNSGAAMGALSVLAPPPVDASPSMNAAWWAALSPNQREAMIRDHPDMVGNRDGVKAADRSKANLKLMDQERQRFTADLDRLKREDGDSDEIARIEERLKAITAIDGMMHNPDGTLNASRQLMSLDLTGDHPKAAIANGDVDTAQHVAVFTPGMNSTVDGNMNGYVNDMQGVRRSAEDMLRRAGDMSSVATVTWLGYEPSSFDDPSSLVGLVTADNVDFGGDKLARFDQGINASRPTDPHMTALGHSQGSIVTGISLTHAGTGVDDAVVFGSPGVANHFGIDNTAHDLKVPDGHAYNIKADGDDIAKWAPETWRYGAAPYAMEGMNQLSADAAMGPDGPLAASHGHSQYTMTTPDGVDSTSKHNIAAIVADKPQLTVPAQ
- a CDS encoding MarR family winged helix-turn-helix transcriptional regulator; the encoded protein is MPGEDRDGDALDAIHRAMILFSRGSRVRSNELYEGLGFVQYTMLSSIDLADCAHAADLAQEYGLDPSTVSRQLAELENAGLVVRGPDPRHSRRQRLELTETGHRALAVTRAAQRKRLEDRLRDWPRRDVAEFGRLLSRFVES
- a CDS encoding CaiB/BaiF CoA-transferase family protein; translation: MDSALPLDGITVVSIEQAVAAPLATRTLADLGARVIKVERADGGDFAREYDHVVHGTGAHFVWLNRGKESLAVDLKTEEGRDVVRRLVARADVFVQNLAPGAAARLGFSAAELRAEHPELVAVDLSGYGTGGPREQRKAYDMLVQAEAGLIGITGTPDTPVKTGIPTSDIASGMYCAQAVLAALLRRWRTGQGATVEVTMLEATVEWMGYAMYSQMYSGRQPARMGLSHASIAPYDAYPTKDGQMLIGVQNDSGWRTLVTSVLEAPHLADDPRFTTNVLRVEHRAECDAAVAAETVRWSTVELDDRLAKAGIPAAQVKQVADVVADPQLRARDRWRKIGTEHATVDALLPPVTFADVEARMGDVPAFGAHTRALLEEAGADADDLLRRGIAAEPR
- a CDS encoding LppA family lipoprotein, which encodes MSKQQQHAQLATRPTLDEAAARYEQLLATLRARMTADFKVEQWTEEPGTAEYSGCAPQFAELTEKEAAKKFLSRWYSPTSLLARWEQAKQVAREVAGGYGFTTVTLDTNQAGDAELTLTDKFGAQISVGSGKNTVISLITGCHLMKK